TCCTTTAATATTTGTAGTAACCCATGTATAAATAGCTCTAAATTTTTCAACATCGGTATTTAGTTTATGCGTTAATTTATAACATAATAGAGGTAAGTTTTTTAGGTTTTCATTACAATTTAGTTTTGCAATATTATCGGCTTTGGTAAAATTAATATCTTTAAAATCTGATATTTGAGCATTTATTAAATTGATATAAATAATAAAAAACAAGCCGATACTTTTTTTCATTCTAATTTATTTTTAAGATTTTTTAGAACTATACACTTTTTTAACAGCGACTTTACCTGCTAATATGCAAGAATCTAAAGTCATACCAACTTTTAAATTTATAGCACGAACAGATTTATTATTTTGAATTATTACTTTTTTATTTTCCAACCCTATAAAACTAAAAATTAAAATATCTCCTTTTTTCAGTAATTTTGGAAATGTAAAATTACCATCAAAATCTGTTTCTGTACTAATATCAGTTCCTTCTAAAATAACACTTGCACCTGGCAAAGGTCCTGATTCATCAGAAACAACTCCTCTTACAAGAATATCATAACCTTGATTATTTAGGTCGATATTATTTTTATCAATAGGCGTATTTCCTTCTTGTGCTTGAGTTGTATCAAAAGAAAATAAAGACAATATAGCAAGTCCGAAAGTTGCTAAAAAACCATATTTTTTTCTTCGGATAGGTTTTTCGTTATAAGTTGTTAATTGTTTTTTATTAAACTGTCCACAAGTATTTTTTGATGTATTATTTTTAAAATAATGACTAATTTCTTGTGTGGTCATTTTTGTAAAATCAATAACTTCTTTATTACAAGAATTACAAAAACCACCTAATTTTGTAGGTTTAAATTCATTAAATTTTTCTGAACAGGGTGTGTTAATTTCTAAGCTAAATTGATTTTTCAATGAAGCATTTTTTAGTTAAAAATATACCAAATCTATACATTAATAGCGTATTGTCAAAATATTAATAAGTAAACGTTTCTTTTTAGAAGGTTTTTTAAAATAAAAATATTACTTATTCAATAATTCTGCATAAATTTGTTGATAACTTTAATATAAATTAAATGTATAACTGTTTTGATATAGCTAAGAAATTTGTTTATCTTTCTAAGGAAGAAGGTATTTCTATGACTCCGATGAAGTTATTAAAACTTACATATATTGCTCATGGTTATTATTTAGCTTTTTCAGAAAAGCCTCTTTTTAGCAATACTATTGAAGCTTGGAAGTACGGTCCTGTTATTCCCGATTTATATCATATAATTAAAAGAGTTGATTTTTCTAGTAACGATTTTAATTTTATAGAGATGTA
The Tenacibaculum pacificus DNA segment above includes these coding regions:
- a CDS encoding carboxypeptidase-like regulatory domain-containing protein; this translates as MKNQFSLEINTPCSEKFNEFKPTKLGGFCNSCNKEVIDFTKMTTQEISHYFKNNTSKNTCGQFNKKQLTTYNEKPIRRKKYGFLATFGLAILSLFSFDTTQAQEGNTPIDKNNIDLNNQGYDILVRGVVSDESGPLPGASVILEGTDISTETDFDGNFTFPKLLKKGDILIFSFIGLENKKVIIQNNKSVRAINLKVGMTLDSCILAGKVAVKKVYSSKKS
- a CDS encoding Panacea domain-containing protein, encoding MYNCFDIAKKFVYLSKEEGISMTPMKLLKLTYIAHGYYLAFSEKPLFSNTIEAWKYGPVIPDLYHIIKRVDFSSNDFNFIEMYSQNNLSKDDDKFIEAVWNAYKKFDGSQLSSKTHEKNTPWDKTFNGQVFTKINDGLIKEYYQNKVNG